TTTGCAGGCTGAACCGCAACAGTTGCACCTTTTACAAGTGAAACAAACTGGAAGTTGTAGGTCGCATCTTTCGTAATATCAAGTGTTTTGAAAGTAGTGTCATTCAACAAGGCATATTGCAAAGTGTAACCCGTAGTTCCTTTGCGGATGATACGAATTTTGTAAATCTGGTCGGCAGGCAAAACAGTTGCAGAACCACCTTTACGGTTTAGTATATAAACTTTATTGTCGGCATCGGTTGCTGAAATTTCTTTAATAAGTGTTTCTGAAAGTTTGCCTGAATAACCATCCGATAATGCCAACGTTCCCTGTCCTTGTCCGATTGCCAGTTTTGTAAGGTCAATATCGGCCGCAGTTACAGTTGTAAGATCAGATTTATCAAGTGCAATGGCAGAAGCACCGTTACTCGTATTAATTGTAACTCTGAAATCAGTTCCTGAGTAAAATCCAAGATCCCAGCTATCACGTAAAACAGGTGTTTGCAAGTTCGCGCTAAGGTCAAGAAAAACTGAATTTGCAGCACTTGATCCAGCTTCTGTTCCCGCAATCCCGTTTAGCTGAATGCTCGTTCCGTCTGAAACGATGGCTTTGAAACTAAGTTTCAAGTCAGTATTTGTACCAACCAAAACGGGTGAAGCAACAGATGTTATTTTGAACTGGATACTTTCATCACCATTTAAAAGTACGCCTGCTGTTTTAAGTACTTTAAACGTAACGCTGCTTGCTCCGGCAGGAACAGTAAGTGCCAATGTGTTATTAGTAGCGGCAGGAGTTGTAGTGAATTGTGTGCCGTAAGTTACCAAAGTAGGTGTCAATGAAACCGAAATAGCTGTTGCTGTTTCCGCTGCTCTGCTCAATACAATTTTAACGTCAACAGATTCTCCGTCAAATCCTTGCGCAGTTGATTCAAAAGCGGCAGTATTGTCCGGCAACGCAGGATCGTCATCTGAACAGGCATTGAAAATACCCAACAGGGCAATGATGAGTAGAGGCTTGAATAATTTGTTCATAATTGATTTGATTAATTTAAAAGGGTAATAACTTATTTTTTTGACCAGTGGATATTCATGCCGAGGAAGTAAGAGCGACCGTTAAATCCTGGTCCGGTGGCATCATGACCAGAACCGATAGTTGTATTTTTGATCGATGTTAAATCAAAAAGATTTTTCGCCCCGCCAATCAGGTTGATGTATTTTCCTAATGTTTTGGTGACGGTAAGATCAGCCATATTGTAACCGCTGATTTGTCTCAAACTTGCAGTAACCGGTGTGCCGCTGATGAGTGCATAAGCAGGTTTTTTGCCAGTATATTTATAGAAGAAATTTATGCTTGCTCCAATTTTTGAGAAGTTGTAAAGAAAATTGGCATTGATTTCCGGCGACCATACAAATTCCGGCAAATCCTCTGTTACACCTTCCGACTCATCCAGAATGTCGTTATAAGTTCCGATGTAAGTAGCTCCCAAAGTCGCCTGAATATTTTTCCAGTAAAATTTATTGTCAAGGCTAACACCAGTTGTTTTGAATAAACTGATATTCAGATAGGTAGTTTGTGACGGGTTATTTGGGTCAAATCCGGTATCGATTCTGTTATGGAAAATGTTGTAAAAACCACCCAGCGTGGAAGTAACTTTTAAAGAAGATTGTTGTTTTACCTGCCAAACCAGAAACGTATTGAAGCTATTCGAATATTCAGCTTTCAGGTTTTCATTACCATTAATAGAGTGCGACGCGTCATGAAAATCGAAATATAATTCACGCAAAGCTGGCGAGCGGAAACCGCGCGCATAACCCATACGCAAATCGAGAACATTGTTCAACGTGATTTTAGCATTCAAAGACGGGATCACCGGAGGTGCATCATAAACTGAATTTTTGATAAAACGGACACCTGGACTCAATTTAATAGCTGGCGTTACTTTCAATTCGGATGAAACAAAAAACGCATATTCGTTGATTGTCGGCGAACCTTTTATCCTGGCCCCACTGGCGTTGTTGTTATTTATTTCAATTCCTGGCAGCAGAGATACATTAGGCGAAACTTTGTAAAGAGCAGTTCCTCTGAAAAAAACAGTAGTGAAAATGGATTTATCCTGAGCCGCTGGATCCAGAGAAAGTGTACGTTTTCCGGTATTGAAATCAATGTTGGTACTTAGTGTTTTCCGGCTGTAATCTGTGTAAGAAAGTGCGCCAGTAAAACCCAGTTTATCACTTGCATGATACTCGCCTTGAGCCTGGTGAAACCATCTTTTGGTAATATAATCTTTGTCGCCGGCTGTGTTTGCCACGTTAATATTTCCAAGATATTTAATGGTTTCATCAGTCCCGTTAAATCGGTACCAAACGTTCCATTTTTCTTTTGTATAGCCAATACCAGCGTTGAACAACATTTGTTCTTTTGGCATCCAGGCTTTTACCCGACCTGTGGAATCTCCTTGCCAGCCGCCAAAATTGTTCCGTGTCACGCCGCCATTTAGCTGAAAACCGTTTTTTTGCCAGGTTATGCCAATGTTTTCATTGTGAGTACCTTTTTTGTCAAAAGCGTTATACTCATCACCAACAGTTTCTTCCTGAAGACGTGCGGAAACGGATAAGTTATCGCTTCCATCACCTTTTTTTGTAATAATATTGATAACACCTGCCAAAGCATCCGTACCATAAATCACAGACATTGGGCCTTCGACGATCTCTATACGTTCAATGGTATTTATATCAATTTGTCCAAGACTTTCACGTGTTGCACCACGATCTACTAATGGAATTCCATCGAGCAGTATTTTTACACTTTGTCCCGTCATACCCATCAGCTGGATATCGGTAGTTCCCAAAGTCGGATCGTTGGAAAATCTGATTCCTAATTCGGTGTTCAGGATTGTCTGAATATTTGTTGCTCCTCGCGCCCGGATGCGTTCACTATCAATTGTGCGGACTTGATACACTGAGTTGCGTAGCGATTGTTTGCCAAATTGGCCGGTAACTACTGCATCCTGAAGAGAAATTCCATTTTCCTGAAGTTGTATATTTTCGAGAGTCAGGATTTTTCCAGCGGTTATTTCAACAGGTAATTCTTTCTTCTCATTCCCCAACACGCTAACGATAAGCGTGTAATTTCCTTTGGGAGCTTTTAACTGAAATTTACCGTCAGCATTTGTAATATTACCATATTTGGTGTCTTTCAAAGTAATGTTTACACCTTCAAAAGACTTATTGTCCTGGGTTAAAATCTTTCCTCTGATTTCTCCATTTTGAGCCATTACCGTACTGGCGCCAAGTAAGGAAAGAATCCAAATGAGTGTAAATAGATGTTTCATTCGAAGGGTATATCAATTTAGACCAATTATATTTTGCAAATAAATGGTTAATTAGACTAATTACAAAGTAATTTTTGAAGAAATAATTTATTGCGTCTGTTTCGATTGATTTACGGATGAAATTGTGGGGTTAATTTGGGAAACACATTTCCCCGGGGTTGAAACCCCGCGCTACAATGTCGGTCATGCCTACGGCATTTTAGATCTGGGTTGGGAATGGCTTTTCCCCGGGTTGAAACCCGGGGTTATTAAATTGGTCATGCCGATGGCATTTTAAAATATCTGCGTTGGAAACGCTTTCCCAACAGAAATATATTGGGAATCGAAATCCAACAAAACGAAATTTATAATTTAAGAACCAGTGCCATTGGCACGACCGACATTGTAGCGCCGGGTTTTAACCCGGGGATGCGTGGCACGATCGATAAATATTATTATTACCGGATATTAGTTAATCACCGCCTTAATCGTCACAGTAACAACATCTTTCAATTTCCAGTTACTTTCACCAACCTTATAATCCAGACGGTTAATTTCAAAAGTGCTGGAAACAGCATAACTGCCATCAGCATTTTTCTTTGCATCAAATGGAAGCGTAACGGTTTTGGAAACGTCTCTGATTGTCAACGTTCCTATCGCCTGGTATTGATCACCTTTCTTTTCAACCTTTGACGATTTGAAATGAATATTGGGATATTTAGCAACATCAAAATATTTATCACTTTTCATGTCCTTATCCCTTCCATCGCTATTGGTTTTAAAAGAATTTGCAGCAATTGTTAAATTAAAAGCCGAAGCATTCAGGTTATTCGGATCAAAAATTGCTCCTCCTTTTGGGGCGTCAAACGTACCTTTACAGGTTCCTAGAATAAACTTGACACTAAAATCAGTTGAACCGGAAACCACTTTCGAGGTTTGTGCGTGAGCCTGGTAAAAAGCCAGAACTGCGAAGATTAAAACTGCGAATTTAAATTTCATAAGCGAATCTTTAAAGTTTACGGCAACACGATTTTATAATTCATCAAGAATTGAATCTCCTTTCGATAAATCTCCCGATGTCCATTGCCATTTTTCATACAAACGTATCTTTCCGTCAGATTTTATT
The nucleotide sequence above comes from Dyadobacter subterraneus. Encoded proteins:
- a CDS encoding YceI family protein, with the translated sequence MKFKFAVLIFAVLAFYQAHAQTSKVVSGSTDFSVKFILGTCKGTFDAPKGGAIFDPNNLNASAFNLTIAANSFKTNSDGRDKDMKSDKYFDVAKYPNIHFKSSKVEKKGDQYQAIGTLTIRDVSKTVTLPFDAKKNADGSYAVSSTFEINRLDYKVGESNWKLKDVVTVTIKAVIN
- a CDS encoding HmuY family protein — its product is MNKLFKPLLIIALLGIFNACSDDDPALPDNTAAFESTAQGFDGESVDVKIVLSRAAETATAISVSLTPTLVTYGTQFTTTPAATNNTLALTVPAGASSVTFKVLKTAGVLLNGDESIQFKITSVASPVLVGTNTDLKLSFKAIVSDGTSIQLNGIAGTEAGSSAANSVFLDLSANLQTPVLRDSWDLGFYSGTDFRVTINTSNGASAIALDKSDLTTVTAADIDLTKLAIGQGQGTLALSDGYSGKLSETLIKEISATDADNKVYILNRKGGSATVLPADQIYKIRIIRKGTTGYTLQYALLNDTTFKTLDITKDATYNFQFVSLVKGATVAVQPAKARWDLEWGYSMYYTASGTTNIPYGFSDLVFINHLAGVTAAEVLTTTATYDAYAESNITTTTFSADRDVIGSKWRVTSGGTVGVKTDRFYVIKDAGGNVYKLRFISFTSTDGGERGKPKLEYKLVKKGA
- a CDS encoding TonB-dependent receptor, whose product is MKHLFTLIWILSLLGASTVMAQNGEIRGKILTQDNKSFEGVNITLKDTKYGNITNADGKFQLKAPKGNYTLIVSVLGNEKKELPVEITAGKILTLENIQLQENGISLQDAVVTGQFGKQSLRNSVYQVRTIDSERIRARGATNIQTILNTELGIRFSNDPTLGTTDIQLMGMTGQSVKILLDGIPLVDRGATRESLGQIDINTIERIEIVEGPMSVIYGTDALAGVINIITKKGDGSDNLSVSARLQEETVGDEYNAFDKKGTHNENIGITWQKNGFQLNGGVTRNNFGGWQGDSTGRVKAWMPKEQMLFNAGIGYTKEKWNVWYRFNGTDETIKYLGNINVANTAGDKDYITKRWFHQAQGEYHASDKLGFTGALSYTDYSRKTLSTNIDFNTGKRTLSLDPAAQDKSIFTTVFFRGTALYKVSPNVSLLPGIEINNNNASGARIKGSPTINEYAFFVSSELKVTPAIKLSPGVRFIKNSVYDAPPVIPSLNAKITLNNVLDLRMGYARGFRSPALRELYFDFHDASHSINGNENLKAEYSNSFNTFLVWQVKQQSSLKVTSTLGGFYNIFHNRIDTGFDPNNPSQTTYLNISLFKTTGVSLDNKFYWKNIQATLGATYIGTYNDILDESEGVTEDLPEFVWSPEINANFLYNFSKIGASINFFYKYTGKKPAYALISGTPVTASLRQISGYNMADLTVTKTLGKYINLIGGAKNLFDLTSIKNTTIGSGHDATGPGFNGRSYFLGMNIHWSKK